The sequence below is a genomic window from Leisingera sp. M658.
AAGGTCTCGCTGCTGCTCAGCCCGCCGGGGTCCGTCGCCGTGACCGTCACCGTGACCGAAGGCTCCGCCTCATGATCCAGGCTGATGCCGTCCTTCAGCTTCAGCACCCCGCCGGTGACCTCAAACCGCGCATCATCCACCGTATAGGTCAGCGCATCGCCCTCCGGATCGCTGGCCGAGACCGCGCCGACCGCCGCCCCCGCCGCGTTTTCCGCAACCGTAGTATTGTCCAGCACTGGCGCGCCCGGGGCCTCGTTCACATCCCCGACCGTCAGGCTGAAGGTCTCGCTGCTGCTCAGCCCGCCGGGGTCCGTCGCCGTGACCGTCACCGTGACCGAAGGCTCCGCCTCATGATCCAGGCTGATGCCGTCCTTCAGCTTCAGCACCCCGCCGGTGACCTCAAACCGCGCATCATCCACCGTATAGGTCAGCGCATCGCCCTCCGGATCGCTGGCCGAAACCGCGCCGACCGCCGCCCCCGCCGCGTTTTCCGCAACCGTAGTATTGTCCAGCACTGGCGCGCCCGGGGCCTCGTTCACATCCCCGACCGTCAGGCTGAAGGTCTCGCTGCTGCTCAGCCCGCCGGGGTCCGTCGCCGTGACCGTCACCGTGACCGAAGGCTCCGCCTCATGATCCAGGCTGATGCCGTCCTTCAGCTTCAGCACCCCGCCGGTGACCTCAAACCGCGCATCATCCACCGTATAGGTCAGCGCATCGCCCTCCGGATCGCTGGCCGAGACCGCGCCGACCGCCGCCCCCGCCGCGTTTTCCGCAACCGTAGTATTGTCCAGCACTGGCGCGCCCGGGGCCGTGTTGACAGAAGGATCGCTGGGATCCGGATCCGTTGGTGTCGGGTCAACTGGGTCAGGATCCGCTGGTGTCGGGTCAACTGGGTCAGGATCCGTGGGCGTCGGGTCCACTGGGTCCGGATCCGTTGGTGTCGGGTCCACAGGGTCAGGATCCGTAGGCGTCGGGTCCACTGGGTCAGGATCCGTTGGTGTCGGGTCCACAGGGTCAGGATCCGTAGGCGTCGGGTCCACTGGGTCAGGATCCGTTGGTGTCGGGTCCACTGGGTCAGGATCCGTAGGCGTCGGGTCCACTGGGTCAGGATCCGTTGGTGTCGGGTCAACTGGGTCAGGATCCGCTGGTGTCGGGTCAACTGGGTCAGGATCCGTTGGCGTCGGGTCCACAGGGTCCGGATCCGTAGGCGTCGGGTTCACTGGGTCAGGATCCGTTGGCGTCGGGTCAATTGGGTCAGGATCCGTTGGCGTCGGATCCACTGGGTCCGGATCCGTTGGTGTCGGGTCCACAGGGTCAGGATCCGTTGGTGTCGGGTCAACTGGGTCAGGATCCGTTGGTGTTGGGTCCACAGGGTCAGGATCCGTAGGCGTCGGGTCCACTGGGTCAGGATCCGTTGGTGTCGGGTCCACTGGGTCCGGATCCGTAGGCGTCGGGTCAACTGGGTCAGGATCCGTTGGTGACGGGTCAACTGGGTCCGGATCCTGCGGTGTGCCAGGCTTACCGGTTCGACCTCCGGCAGGAGGCACAGGAGAAAACAAGGCCTGTGGCCCGGCATCACTGCTTTGAAAGGCGCCAGCTTTGGCGGGCGGTTCGGCAATTGATGCTGGCAATGCGGCTTGCTGTAACTCCGGCGTTGCCGTCGTATCCCCTCCACGAATGGCAGAAGGCGCGGCGGGCAGCCGTCCTTGATCCGGCAAAGCTAAGGAAGGATCTTCTAAACCGTCGGCTTCAGCTGGCTTTTGCGCAGCACGGCCTGGCTGACTGCCGGTTTTTTGCGGCAGAACATCCCAGTCATCGCCCTGGGCTTTGTCCATTCCAGGGTAGTCCATAGTACCGCGATGCAAAAGAGACTGACGCTCTCCATTATCGGTGCCATCCCCTTCACCGAACTTTGGCGCCGTATTTGCCGCTTTCGTACGCAATTCACGCTCTGTTTCCTGAACCCGGACCCCAATCGGCTCAGCACTGAAATTTCCGGCACCTCCTGTGCCAAACGGATTATCCGCAGCCATCTAAAACTCCCCGGCAGAACATTACCATTTCACTCAACAAATATCCCGGGCAGCGGCCTGCAACGTCCGGCACCCTGACGCTTTCCAGTATGTTAATACCACTCAGCTCCACCATAAGGCGAATGATCCATCTTTAAATTTGCACCTAAATTGTAGCCGCCCTTGCTCAGCCGTTTACGCGGGATAAAGAGAAGATCCGCAATATTCAATCTATAGTAGTGTTTGTGTTTAAGGGGTAATTATGTCGGGGACAGGCCAGTCCAGCACTGCCGCCTTGCGGCCGGGTGTTTTGAAACTCGATCCCGATTCGATTCTTTCAGCGATCATCATCAATCTTCTGACGCTCGCCTTACCTGTTGCGATGCTTCTGGTTTTCGGCCGGGTCATTCCCAATCAATCTTATGACACTCTGTTCGGGATTTTTCTGGCCCTGATTGCCGTCTTGCTGATCGACTTTGTGCTGAAGGCTGCGCGCGCCCATTACGTGCTGGAAACCGCACGGCATGAAGGGGAACGGGCAGGCGAAACCTTGTCCGATGCCCTGTTTGAAGGCGCTCCCGGCGCGTTGGAGCAGATGGGGCAGGAAGCCGCTGTTGAACGTCTGATGGGGGTGCTGGGCCTGCGCCACGCTGTGAAAGAGCAGATCGTCAAAATGTCGGTAGATCTGGTGTTTTCCGTACTTTTCCTGCTGGTTATTGCCGCAATGGGCGGCTGGCTGGTGGCGGCTCCGCTCACCGTGATAGCCGGGCTGCTGCTGACGGTTGCCCTGCTGCGGCCGCCCTACCGGACAGCTTCGCAGCTGCAGCGGGAATACGACAAACGCAGGCTGTCATTCCTGCAGGAGATCCTGCAGCGGGCACAGCTGATCAAGCTGCTTGGCCTGGAGCATCAGATGCTGCGCCGGTATGAGCTGCTTCATGCCAGTGCCTCTGCGTCCGGGGAAAAAATCATCCGGGTGAGCAACGCCGGACAGGCTGCAGCCAGTGCCGGCTCCCAGATCGCTACAGTCCTGACCTGCGCCCTGGGAGGGCTGCTTGCCATACAAGGCAGCCTGTCAGTTGCAGAACTGGCTGCCAGCATGCTGCTGACCGGACGTGCCGTGCAGCCGGTCATCCAGCTGACATTTCTAAGTGCCGTCAAGGATGACGACAGGGCACGAACCTCCGGGCTGGCCAAGGTGGCTGCAGTGAAGAAAGCCGCCGCAGCGCCGGTGCGTGTCCCGGTGACCGGGGCGATCACCGTGAAAGGTTTATCTCTGGACCGGCCCGGGAAAAACGGCAGCTGGTTCCGCAATATCAGTTTTTCGGCGGCACCCGGGCAGCTGATTGCCATTGAAGGCGGTGTCCAGTGCTGCTCGGGGGCGTTCCTGCGGATCCTTGCCGGCGAAGTCCCGGCCAGCAGCGGAACGGTTTATCTGGACGGGCCCGGATATCTTGACCCGGATGCCGCCAACTCCCCGCCAGGCCTGGTGTTCGAGCCGCGGCAGCCTGCGCTGACAGATGGCGAAATTCTGGAGAACCTCACCCTCTTCGACCCCCAGCGGCACACCAAAGCCCTGCAGGCCGCAGCCTTGAAACTTGGTGTCAGCAGCCAGCTCGCCCAGCTTCCCAACGGGGTGCACAGCCAAGTTGCGCGCAATGGCCAAGGCGCCGGCAGCCCGGGGTTTTTCAGGCGCCTGGCCCTGGCAAGAACATTTGCGCAGCAACCCGCAATTCTGTTGCTTGAAGATCCCTTTGCCGACTTGGACTCGGACGGGGTGCGGGCACTCGAAGCGCTGCTGCTGTCCTTGCAAGGCAAGACAACCTGTGTGTTGACCCGGGCCGCCCCGGCAATTCTGGATGCTGCCAATACGACCATCCGGCTCAGCTCTGAAACCGCTGCATCCAGCGGCACGCGATGACCCGGCAAGGCGGAGATCTGATATGAACAGTATCAACACCGGCTTTGGGCAGCTGGACGGCACCCGGGTGCAGGGGCCGCACAGCAGTGTTCTTAAGTGGGCGGCAAGCAGGCAGCTGCAGGCAGAACCGGCGCGTGCCGCAGAACTGCTAGCGGCCTTGCTGCGGTTTGGCGGCTGGGACGCGATGGAGGCACAGGTGCGCGCGGCACTGCCGCACGGGCGCAGCAGTTTTGACGGCTGGGATTTATGCGACGCGCTGATTGCCTTGCGGGTGCCGTACCTGCGCCAGGATGGCCGTGCCGCGCAAGGTCCGGCAGAATCGGGGATCAGCCTTTACATCCGCCGGGAAGGCAGCTTTCGCCTGGCCAGCCCTGCGTCAGGGCGGGCAATGGCAGGCCCGGATGAAACCCGGCTGTCTTTGCTTCCGGCGTCGGATGCCAGCCGCCGGCCGGCAGCGCAAAGCACTGCGGCGCTCCTCAAGGGGCTGCAAGACCATGTCTGGTCGCTGCTGTTTGCCTCTTCTGCCATCAACCTGGCCGGACTGCTGACCCCGATTTTTGTCGTTCTGGTCTACAACCGCGCAATTCCGGCGGGCGCACCGGGGGTAATCACTGTGCTGGCCGCCGGGCTTTTTCTGGCCCTCGCTACAGAGCTTGCCATCCGCCGGATCCGCAGCCGCGCCCTGGTCAGCCTGGCAGCACAGCTGGAACACCGGCTGAGCCTTGCATTGCTGGAAAAACTGATGGTCTTCCCAAGCGCCTTGCAGCAGCAATCGGCCTCGCAACAGCAGCGGGCCCGGCTCAAGCAGTTCGAGACCGTCAGGGATGCACTGGTGGGTCCGCTGATGCAGGTCGCCCTCGACGCTCCATTTGTGGTGATTTTCGGCGCGCTCCTGTTCTATATTGCGCCGCCTGTCGGTTTCGCGGCCCTGGCTGCGGCGCTTGCACAAGTGGCGTTCCTTGCTGCTTTTGCACCGCATTTGCGCCGTC
It includes:
- a CDS encoding ABC transporter transmembrane domain-containing protein, translated to MSGTGQSSTAALRPGVLKLDPDSILSAIIINLLTLALPVAMLLVFGRVIPNQSYDTLFGIFLALIAVLLIDFVLKAARAHYVLETARHEGERAGETLSDALFEGAPGALEQMGQEAAVERLMGVLGLRHAVKEQIVKMSVDLVFSVLFLLVIAAMGGWLVAAPLTVIAGLLLTVALLRPPYRTASQLQREYDKRRLSFLQEILQRAQLIKLLGLEHQMLRRYELLHASASASGEKIIRVSNAGQAAASAGSQIATVLTCALGGLLAIQGSLSVAELAASMLLTGRAVQPVIQLTFLSAVKDDDRARTSGLAKVAAVKKAAAAPVRVPVTGAITVKGLSLDRPGKNGSWFRNISFSAAPGQLIAIEGGVQCCSGAFLRILAGEVPASSGTVYLDGPGYLDPDAANSPPGLVFEPRQPALTDGEILENLTLFDPQRHTKALQAAALKLGVSSQLAQLPNGVHSQVARNGQGAGSPGFFRRLALARTFAQQPAILLLEDPFADLDSDGVRALEALLLSLQGKTTCVLTRAAPAILDAANTTIRLSSETAASSGTR